One segment of Solanum stenotomum isolate F172 chromosome 1, ASM1918654v1, whole genome shotgun sequence DNA contains the following:
- the LOC125853771 gene encoding vacuolar iron transporter homolog 4-like: protein MAAQNHVQVTIPKENHAPEEDFDYSQRAQWLRAAVLGANDGLVSIASLMMGVGAVQENVKTMILTGFAGLFAGACSMAIGEFVSVYSQLDIERAQMKRDKETGGQNREHQEDGEGNTEQLPNPFQAAVASSVAFSLGAIVPILAAAFIANHKLRLAVIVAAVSLALLVFGGIGAFLGRSPMVNSCARVLIGGWMAMAITFGLTKLIGSTGLEI, encoded by the coding sequence ATGGCTGCTCAAAACCATGTCCAAGTTACCATTCCTAAAGAAAATCATGCCCCTGAAGAGGATTTTGACTACTCTCAAAGAGCACAGTGGCTCCGAGCCGCTGTGTTAGGAGCAAATGACGGATTAGTCTCAATTGCATCCTTGATGATGGGGGTCGGAGCTGTCCAAGAAAACGTTAAAACCATGATTCTTACAGGCTTTGCAGGGTTATTTGCTGGTGCTTGTAGCATGGCTATAGGAGAGTTTGTCTCTGTGTACTCTCAACTAGACATAGAGCGTGCTCAAATGAAGAGAGACAAAGAAACAGGAGGACAGAACCGAGAACATCAAGAAGATGGAGAAGGAAACACGGAACAGCTGCCAAATCCATTTCAGGCGGCAGTAGCCTCGAGTGTTGCATTCTCATTGGGTGCCATTGTGCCAATTCTTGCTGCCGCATTCATAGCAAATCATAAGTTGAGGCTTGCTGTGATCGTGGCAGCGGTGAGCTTGGCATTGTTAGTATTTGGAGGAATTGGTGCTTTCTTGGGCAGAAGTCCTATGGTGAATTCTTGTGCCAGAGTTTTAATTGGTGGATGGATGGCTATGGCCATTACCTTCGGCCTTACCAAGTTGATTGGCTCTACTGGCTTGGAAATATGA
- the LOC125853400 gene encoding uncharacterized protein LOC125853400: MVKSLMKKWKADVYCIQETKISKDLKAMAKQLWSCRWMKCGYLEAEGSCGGILLLWDSRIWSGTLVETGQYSITYEFVSTQKIFTWYLTGVYAPHTRDEKLICWEELAAVRTLCEGLWITCGDFNTNRTMGERRGCNRISYVMSDFSRWIEEMELHDPHLNGGKFSWFRGINHPKSGNWEQKRSNFKFENWWLKVEGFTNLIQSWWNEFLVEGCPDYILNIKLRMLKQKLKEWSKSNFGELTSKKNSLLEEFAEIDLIQETRELTEDEVIIRATIVVELEELTKDEESKWRQKSRVL, translated from the exons ATGGTGAAGAGTCTAATGAAAAAGTGGAAGGCAGATGTTTATTGTATACAGGAAACAAAGATTAGCAAGGACTTAAAAGCAATGGCCAAACAGCTATGGTCATGTAGGTGGATGAAATGCGGCTACTTGGAAGCTGAAGGCAGTTGTGGGGGGATCTTGCTGCTGTGGGATAGTAGAATCTGGAGTGGGACCCTTGTTGAAACTGGTCAATACTCCATTACTTATGAGTTTGTATCAACTCAAAAAATTTTCACCTGGTACCTCACTGGAGTGTATGCTCCTCATACCAGAGATGAGAAGTTGATATGCTGGGAAGAATTGGCTGCAGTCAGGACTTTATGTGAAGGTCTATGGATTACATGTGGAGATTTCAATACCAATAGAACTATGGGAGAAAGAAGAGGATGTAACAGAATCTCTTATGTTATGTCTGACTTCTCAAGGTGGATAGAGGAGATGGAGCTACATGATCCTCATTTAAATGGTGGAAAGTTCTCCTGGTTTAGAGGCATCAATCATCCTA AAAGTGGTAACTGGGAGCAGAAAAGATCAAACTTTAAGTTTGAGAATTGGTGGCTAAAGGTGGAGGGTTTCACCAACTTGATTCAAAGTTGGTGGAATGAATTTCTAGTGGAAGGTTGTCCTGATTACATATTGAATATTAAACTAAGAATGCTAAAGCAGAAACTCAAGGAGTGGAGCAAGTCAAATTTTGGGGAGCTCACTAGTAAGAAAAATAGCTTACTTGAGGAATTTGCAGAAATTGATTTGATACAAGAAACCAGGGAATTGACTGAAGATGAAGTGATAATAAGAGCCACCATAGTAGTGGAGCTGGAAGAGTTGAcaaaagatgaagaatcgaAATGGAGAcaaaaatcaagggttttataG
- the LOC125853769 gene encoding tobamovirus multiplication protein 1-like produces MVKSTSFVLQLAKGYDNGTAGIPPIFDWFNGMMEVSYEKQAIFYSLCAAYAFVSIIALVQLIRIQLRLSGIGWTTQKVFHLMNFVVFGLRAILFGFYSGVFNLKSKALEMMLLDLPGLLFFSTYTLLVLFWAEIFHQARNLPIDKLRPAYYAVNAVVYFIQICIWIFISVGPVSAGVETAKLFFAVISFTAALGFVMYGGRLFAMLRRFPIESRGRQKKLHEVGFVTGICCICFMIRCVMVAISAFNGKADVDVIDHPVLILFYYMVVEILPSILVLFILRKLPPKRVSEQYHPIQ; encoded by the exons ATGGTAAAATCTACAAGCTTTGTTCTTCAATTGGCAAAAGGTTACGATAATGGAACAGCAGGAATTCCCCCCATCTTTGATTGGTTCAATGGAATGATGGAGGTCTCCTATGAGAAACAAGCCATCTTTTATTCTCTCTGTGCCGCCTATGCATTTGTCTCAATTATTGCCCTG GTACAACTCATCCGCATCCAATTGCGTCTTTCAGGAATTGGTTGGACAACACAAAAGGTTTTTCACTTGATGAATTTTGTTGTCTTTGGAT TGAGAGCAATTTTATTTGGGTTCTACAGCGGTGTGTTCAATCTTAAATCAAAA GCACTTGAGATGATGCTTCTGGATCTCCCTGGTCTTCTATTCTTCTCCACATACACACTATTAGTTCTGTTTTGGGCTGAAATATTCCATCAG GCAAGAAACCTTCCAATTGATAAACTTCGACCTGCATATTATGCAGTTAATGCAGTCGTATATTTTATACAG ATATGCATATGGATCTTCATTAGTGTTGGCCCAGTTTCGGCTGGTGTTGAAACTGCTAAACTTTTTTTCGCAG TTATTTCATTTACTGCTGCGCTGGGATTTGTCATGTATGGTGGAAG GTTGTTCGCAATGCTTCGGCGCTTCCCTATTGAATCTAGAGGCCGTCAAAAGAAGCTTCATGAG GTTGGTTTCGTGACTGGTATTTGCTGCATTTGTTTCATGATCAGATGTGTTATG GTTGCTATTTCTGCTTTTAACGGAAAAGCTGATGTTGATGTCATTGACCATCCAGTTCTCATTCTCTTCTATTACATG GTGGTGGAGATCTTGCCTTCTATTTTGGTGCTTTTTATTCTGCGCAAATTGCCTCCAAAACGTGTATCAGAGCAATATCATCCTATTCAATAA
- the LOC125874648 gene encoding ubiquitin carboxyl-terminal hydrolase 3-like, with translation MGATGSKLEKALGDQFPEGERYFGLENFGNTCYCNSVLQALYFCVPFREQLLEYYANNKSPPEAEENLLTCLAELFSQISSQKKKTGVIAPRRFVQRVRKQNELFRGYMHQDAHEFLNFLLNELVDILEKESHAAKSLAASSPEKVSNGTCNGHANGVKKEPLVTWVHKNFQGILTNETRCLRCETVTARDETFFDLSLDIEQNSSITSCLKNFSSTETLNAEDKFFCDKCCSLQEAQKRMKIKKPPHILVIHLKRFKYMEQLGRYKKLSYRVVFPLELKLSNTTENTDSEYSLFAVVVHVGSGPNHGHYVSLVKSHNHWLFFDDENAEIIDESAVQTFFGSAQEYSSNTDHGYILFYESLAASKS, from the exons ATGGGTGCAACGGGTTCCAAGCTCGAGAAAGCCCTCGGAGACCAGTTTCCCGAAGGTGAACGATACTTTGGTCTCGAAAATTTCGGCAACACTTGTTATTGCAACAGCGTCTTGCAG GCCTTATACTTTTGTGTCCCCTTCCGCGAGCAACTGCTAGAGTATTATGCAAATAATAAAAGTCCTCCAGAAGCTGAGGAGAATCTCTTAACTTGTTTGGCTGAATTGTTTTCACAG ATAAGTTCACAGAAGAAGAAAACAGGTGTTATAGCTCCAAGGCGCTTTGTACAAAGAGTCAGGAAGCAAAATGAACTTTTCCGAGGTTACATGCATCAG GATGCCCATGAGTTTTTGAACTTCTTGTTGAATGAACTCGTTGATATCTTGGAGAAAGAGTCACACGCAGCAAAAAGTTTAGCAGCAAGTTCTCCTGAAAAAGTCTCAAATGGAACATGTAATGGTCATGCGAATGGCGTTAAGAAGGAGCCGCTTGTTACCTGGGTGCACAAAAATTTTCAG GGTATATTAACCAATGAAACAAGATGTTTGAGGTGTGAGACAGTCACAGCTAGGGATGAGACATTTTTTGATTTGAGCCTTGATATTGAACAAAACAGTTCAATTACAAGCTGCCTAAAAAATTTCAGTTCTACAGAGACCCTCAATGCAGAGGACAAATTTTTCTGTGACAAGTGTTGTAG CTTGCAAGAAGCACAAAAACGGATGAAGATAAAGAAACCTCCACACATCCTGGTCATTCATTTGAAGCGCTTCAAGTATATGGAACAACTAGGTCGATACAAAAAATTGTCTTACCGCGTTGTGTTTCCTCTGGAGCTAAAACTCAGCAACACCACTGAAAACACAGATTCTGAGTATTCTCTATTTGCTGTTGTGGTTCATGTCGGAAGTGGGCCAAACCATGGGCATTATGTTAGTCTTGTGAAAAGCCACAACCACTGGTTGTTCTTTGATGATGAGAACGCGGAGATCATTGATGAGTCTGCTGTTCAGACCTTTTTTGGCTCAGCTCAAGAGTACTCCAGCAATACAGATCATGGCTATATCCTCTTTTATGAGAGCCTTGCAGCAAGCAAGAGCTGA